A part of Desulfofundulus salinus genomic DNA contains:
- the hemL gene encoding glutamate-1-semialdehyde 2,1-aminomutase, with protein sequence MSYERSKELFAQARRYMPGGVNSPVRAFKAVGGQPLFIARGKGALIYDVDGNEYIDYVGSWGPLILGHRHPEVTAALQECLEIGTSFGAPTELEIELARAIVEALPAVEMVRLVNSGTEATMSALRLARAYTGRNKIVKFEGCYHGHADFLLIKAGSGALTLGVPSSPGVPASTAADTIAAPYNDLDTLEAIFAREGEDIAAVIVEPVAGNMGVVPPREGFLEGLREITRRYGALLIFDEVITGFRLSYGGAQALYNIDPDLTCLGKIIGGGLPVGAYGGKRHIMEQVAPEGPVYQAGTLSGNPLAVTAGLATLKVLKRPGTYEELERKSALLARGLAEAAGEAGLVLSFNRVGSMLCTFFTETPVVDYATACTADTRRFAAFFQSMLEQGIYLAPSQFEAAFVSLAHTDDQIQRTVEAARKAFAAASKI encoded by the coding sequence TTGTCTTACGAAAGGTCTAAGGAACTGTTCGCCCAGGCCCGCCGTTACATGCCCGGCGGCGTAAACAGCCCCGTAAGGGCCTTTAAAGCCGTGGGGGGACAACCCCTTTTCATTGCCCGGGGAAAGGGAGCGCTGATTTATGATGTGGACGGCAATGAATACATAGACTACGTGGGCTCCTGGGGACCGCTCATCCTGGGTCACCGGCACCCGGAAGTAACGGCGGCCCTGCAGGAATGCCTGGAAATCGGCACCAGTTTTGGTGCTCCCACCGAACTGGAAATTGAGCTGGCCAGGGCCATTGTAGAAGCGCTACCGGCCGTGGAAATGGTGCGCCTGGTAAACTCGGGCACCGAAGCAACCATGAGCGCCCTGCGGCTGGCCCGAGCGTACACGGGGCGCAATAAAATTGTTAAGTTTGAGGGCTGTTACCATGGCCACGCCGACTTTTTGTTGATTAAAGCCGGTTCCGGGGCCCTTACCCTGGGGGTGCCCAGCAGCCCCGGTGTGCCGGCCAGCACGGCGGCGGACACCATTGCGGCCCCATATAACGACCTGGATACTTTAGAAGCAATCTTCGCCCGGGAAGGCGAGGATATTGCCGCCGTGATTGTGGAACCGGTAGCGGGCAACATGGGCGTAGTACCGCCCAGGGAAGGCTTTCTGGAGGGCCTCAGGGAAATCACCCGCCGTTACGGAGCATTATTGATCTTTGATGAAGTGATCACCGGCTTCAGGCTTTCTTACGGCGGCGCCCAGGCCCTGTACAATATCGATCCCGACCTGACCTGCCTGGGCAAAATCATCGGCGGCGGCCTGCCCGTGGGCGCCTACGGTGGAAAGCGGCACATCATGGAACAGGTGGCGCCGGAAGGCCCGGTTTACCAGGCAGGCACCCTTTCGGGCAACCCCCTGGCCGTAACCGCGGGCCTGGCCACCTTAAAGGTACTAAAACGGCCCGGCACTTACGAAGAACTGGAGCGCAAGTCCGCCCTTCTCGCCCGGGGACTGGCCGAAGCCGCCGGGGAAGCAGGCCTTGTGCTCTCCTTTAACCGGGTTGGTTCCATGCTCTGCACTTTCTTTACCGAAACACCGGTAGTGGATTATGCCACTGCCTGCACGGCCGATACCCGCCGCTTTGCTGCCTTCTTCCAGTCTATGCTGGAACAGGGGATTTACCTGGCCCCGTCCCAATTCGAGGCAGCCTTTGTCAGCCTGGCCCATACCGACGATCAAATCCAGCGGACGGTGGAAGCAGCCCGGAAGGCCTTTGCCGCTGCCAGCAAAATATAA
- a CDS encoding redox-sensing transcriptional repressor Rex — protein MKTLRVPEATVTRLSIYSRYLERLDRNGVTTVSSGEIAEGVGVSPAQVRKDLAYFGEFGTRGVGYNVKDLMRYTKKILGLDQEWPLILVGAGNLGYALCTYKGFNSRGFKIVGVFDNDLTKIGKKIAELEVLPMEKMPEIIQEHKARIGIIAVPPRAAQDVADFMVKNGLEAILNFAPVALNLPEGIEIRNVDLSVKLEILTFNLGFKSAQRL, from the coding sequence ATGAAGACCCTGCGCGTCCCCGAAGCCACAGTAACCAGGCTATCGATATATTCCCGGTATCTTGAACGGCTCGACCGCAACGGAGTAACTACTGTCTCCTCCGGGGAAATCGCTGAAGGGGTAGGAGTAAGTCCGGCCCAGGTACGCAAGGATTTAGCCTACTTTGGTGAATTTGGCACCCGGGGAGTTGGCTATAATGTCAAAGATCTCATGCGCTACACCAAAAAGATTCTGGGGCTGGACCAGGAATGGCCATTGATTCTGGTAGGTGCCGGTAACCTAGGATATGCATTATGCACATATAAGGGATTTAACAGCCGGGGTTTTAAAATTGTGGGCGTCTTTGATAACGACCTGACCAAAATAGGCAAGAAAATCGCCGAACTTGAAGTATTGCCCATGGAAAAAATGCCCGAGATAATTCAGGAACACAAAGCCCGTATCGGCATCATCGCCGTACCTCCCCGGGCGGCCCAGGATGTGGCCGACTTTATGGTTAAAAACGGTCTGGAGGCCATTTTAAACTTTGCCCCGGTGGCCTTGAACCTGCCGGAAGGGATAGAGATCCGCAATGTGGACCTGTCCGTGAAACTGGAAATACTCACATTTAATTTGGGCTTCAAGTCCGCCCAACGCCTGTAA
- a CDS encoding VWA domain-containing protein encodes MVGHLIGFIQLLRQAGIPVSTGEMLDLLQALSLLEPTRKNLLLAMQATLIKETGQERILEKLFDLYWTTLKQKTRKQEQPTNKTAIPIHPPRLSREEFNARLAQMKEWLRQALKSEDDLPAGGGEPAGQGGGKGNGPEQGRRERHFQHGSTVPLAAAGQRLAMIIAKDSEEDLKALAREAVFTLVPPAEDTPGEDPRQMLKQLKTHLDWAQVKDWLERSPLGGAEKLRQQKNLLRLERLLNRELEQLRCKRQPEKELPAIAREANLSQRCFAELDPEQVIQVKRQVARLGRRLATRAGYRRIPATRGAVDISRTVRLAATIGGVPIILCHQGRQATRPDLVVLCDLSGSVAPYSQFMMLLVHTMQNKFRMVRSYAFVDAIAEVTVQLRELDLERTVRNIQRQTGIWRTGFSDYGAVWHQFFHEHLHVLHRKVTLIILGDARNNYKPSGEEYFREICRRVRQVIWLNPTPQESWNQEDSIMHLYTPYCRHVFECRNLSQLTRIARQIF; translated from the coding sequence ATGGTTGGGCATTTGATCGGCTTCATACAATTACTAAGGCAGGCCGGCATCCCCGTCTCCACGGGGGAAATGCTGGATCTTTTGCAGGCCCTATCCCTCCTGGAACCCACCCGGAAAAACCTCCTCCTGGCCATGCAGGCCACCCTAATTAAGGAAACCGGACAGGAGAGGATCCTGGAAAAACTCTTTGACTTATACTGGACAACACTCAAACAAAAGACTAGAAAGCAGGAACAGCCAACCAATAAAACCGCCATTCCCATTCATCCTCCCCGACTGTCCCGGGAAGAGTTTAACGCCAGACTGGCACAGATGAAAGAGTGGCTGCGGCAGGCCCTGAAGAGTGAAGATGATTTACCGGCAGGGGGCGGAGAACCGGCAGGGCAGGGGGGCGGCAAGGGAAACGGCCCGGAACAGGGAAGAAGAGAAAGGCATTTTCAACATGGTAGTACGGTTCCCCTTGCGGCAGCGGGACAGCGACTGGCCATGATCATTGCAAAAGACAGCGAAGAAGATTTAAAGGCCCTGGCCCGGGAAGCCGTATTTACCCTGGTCCCACCTGCTGAAGACACCCCTGGAGAAGATCCCCGGCAAATGCTAAAGCAGTTGAAAACACACCTCGACTGGGCACAGGTAAAGGATTGGCTGGAACGGTCCCCCCTTGGGGGGGCGGAAAAGCTCCGCCAGCAGAAAAATCTCCTGCGGCTGGAACGCCTGCTCAACCGGGAACTCGAACAACTGCGCTGTAAAAGACAACCGGAAAAGGAGCTTCCAGCCATCGCACGGGAGGCCAATCTATCCCAACGTTGCTTTGCCGAGCTGGACCCGGAACAGGTGATACAAGTGAAGAGGCAAGTAGCCCGCCTGGGGCGCCGCCTGGCCACCCGCGCGGGTTACCGGCGCATTCCGGCGACCCGCGGGGCGGTAGACATAAGCCGTACCGTACGCCTGGCAGCCACCATCGGGGGAGTGCCCATAATCCTCTGTCACCAGGGCCGCCAGGCAACACGACCGGATTTAGTTGTGCTCTGCGATCTTTCCGGTTCGGTGGCTCCTTACAGCCAGTTCATGATGCTCCTGGTCCACACTATGCAAAATAAATTCCGCATGGTGCGTTCATATGCTTTTGTTGACGCCATAGCCGAGGTCACCGTCCAATTAAGGGAACTGGACCTTGAGAGGACAGTGCGGAACATCCAGCGGCAAACCGGCATCTGGCGGACAGGTTTTTCCGACTACGGCGCGGTTTGGCACCAGTTTTTTCACGAACACCTGCATGTACTTCACAGGAAGGTCACCCTGATCATCCTGGGAGACGCCCGGAACAATTATAAGCCATCCGGGGAAGAGTATTTCCGGGAGATTTGCCGCCGGGTTCGGCAGGTGATCTGGTTAAACCCGACCCCCCAGGAAAGCTGGAACCAGGAAGACAGCATTATGCATCTTTACACACCCTACTGCCGGCACGTTTTCGAATGCCGCAACCTTTCCCAGTTAACCAGAATCGCACGCCAGATATTTTAA